The Nitrospira sp. genome has a segment encoding these proteins:
- a CDS encoding proteasome accessory factor PafA2 family protein — protein sequence MRLFGIETEYGITRDDVPEMDPVVESMELVRAHLAASFERRWDYAGEDPHEDARGFRVSGLQQDREEDEFAQRDAHRPFSFHDMKSDLVLPNGARFYNDHTHPEYSTPECRTLRDLVAQDRAGERIVHRAAQRRNRTLGGSPLRLYKNNTDFHGHSYGCHDNYLVSRSIPFPALVTGLLPFLVSRQVIAGAGKVGTEAQESGWVPGAYQLSQRADFMEAELGVDTMHNRPLLNTRDEPHADRRKYRRLHLIIGDANMCEYATALKVGTTRLVLDLIGRGAVPPMELDQPVMAVKQISRDPEMKTVVRLKDGRKFSALELQTYYCEAARQELAGSDEESDWLLSEWAETLHALSHDRSRLVGKLDWVTKLWLLETFMREERIGWDDPWLASLDLEYHNVDPEQGLYLGLEAEGKAWRITTEEGVEAALRSGPSDTRGGVRGLCVRRFSAQIQSMQWERIQFNTNVRSQHLDMGDLFDPQEVRRCVDIFQHAGSPADALATWSHRKETET from the coding sequence ATGCGTCTTTTTGGAATTGAAACTGAATACGGTATCACCCGCGATGATGTACCGGAGATGGACCCGGTCGTCGAGTCGATGGAACTCGTGCGTGCACATCTCGCCGCATCGTTCGAGCGGCGTTGGGACTATGCCGGTGAGGATCCACATGAGGATGCGCGCGGGTTTCGAGTCTCCGGCTTGCAACAAGATAGAGAAGAGGATGAGTTTGCACAGCGCGATGCCCATCGTCCTTTCTCGTTCCATGACATGAAGAGTGATCTCGTGTTGCCGAATGGGGCGCGATTCTACAACGACCATACCCATCCGGAATATTCCACGCCTGAATGTCGAACGCTTCGTGATCTGGTGGCCCAGGATCGCGCGGGAGAACGGATTGTGCACCGTGCGGCTCAGCGGCGTAATCGAACTCTTGGGGGCTCGCCTCTGCGTCTGTATAAGAACAATACCGATTTCCATGGCCACAGTTATGGCTGTCACGACAACTATCTTGTTTCACGCTCGATTCCCTTTCCTGCTTTGGTGACGGGTCTTCTCCCGTTCTTGGTCAGCCGACAGGTCATCGCTGGGGCAGGGAAAGTGGGAACCGAGGCGCAGGAGTCTGGATGGGTTCCTGGAGCCTATCAGCTCTCGCAACGGGCGGATTTCATGGAAGCGGAGTTGGGGGTCGATACGATGCACAATCGGCCTCTACTCAATACCAGGGACGAGCCCCATGCCGATCGTCGAAAATATCGCCGTTTGCATCTGATTATCGGCGATGCCAACATGTGTGAGTATGCGACCGCGCTCAAGGTCGGTACAACCAGGCTGGTGCTTGATCTCATTGGCCGAGGGGCCGTGCCTCCCATGGAGCTGGATCAACCGGTGATGGCCGTCAAACAAATCTCGCGTGACCCGGAGATGAAAACGGTGGTTCGTCTGAAAGACGGGAGGAAGTTTTCGGCGTTGGAGCTTCAAACGTACTACTGCGAGGCGGCACGTCAGGAATTAGCCGGATCGGATGAAGAATCGGATTGGTTGTTAAGTGAGTGGGCTGAGACTTTGCACGCATTGTCTCACGACCGTTCTCGGTTAGTGGGAAAACTTGATTGGGTGACGAAACTGTGGCTGCTCGAGACTTTCATGCGGGAGGAACGAATCGGATGGGATGACCCCTGGCTGGCGAGCCTGGACTTGGAGTATCACAACGTCGATCCTGAACAGGGGCTCTATCTTGGATTGGAGGCAGAGGGAAAAGCCTGGCGGATAACCACTGAGGAGGGAGTCGAGGCGGCGCTTCGAAGTGGTCCGAGCGATACTCGTGGTGGGGTGCGCGGCCTCTGTGTACGGCGGTTTTCTGCGCAGATTCAATCGATGCAATGGGAGCGGATACAATTTAACACGAACGTGCGTTCCCAACATCTTGATATGGGAGATCTCTTCGACCCCCAGGAAGTCAGACGATGCGTGGATATCTTCCAACATGCCGGCTCGCCCGCTGATGCACTGGCAACGTGGAGCCACAGAAAGGAGACGGAAACATGA
- a CDS encoding ubiquitin-like protein UBact, with the protein MIHSLTPERREGPGDPMPKSPGPLEEGGGPRRPETGSPDKDSLLKRMRKVDPKQAERYRQRTGQ; encoded by the coding sequence ATGATCCACAGTCTTACGCCCGAACGACGAGAAGGGCCAGGAGATCCCATGCCGAAATCTCCCGGTCCCCTGGAAGAAGGAGGGGGACCACGCCGTCCAGAAACCGGATCACCGGACAAGGATAGCCTTCTGAAACGGATGCGCAAGGTTGATCCGAAACAGGCGGAACGATATCGGCAACGGACAGGCCAATAG
- a CDS encoding proteasome subunit alpha: MQGDFYQILKEQGYVLGMPGQTGVGQALTTATTILAFKYREGVLVAGDRRATAGNMVMYDRTDKVLEIDRHSVMAIAGVPATAYEMARILEHSFKYYRRTQLQELSFEGKLRALSKLLKENVPAALAGTGAVAPIFAGYDAEQEAAKIYFYDILGAEFEGVEYAVSGSGSPTIRGILHYLNTWGEQPLSATTEEQATVQALRLLTSAAEFDSATGGVNREAGLYPVVKLITSDGVTTVSDSHLRALFDSNVSKHV, from the coding sequence ATGCAGGGTGATTTTTACCAGATCTTGAAGGAACAGGGCTACGTATTAGGGATGCCCGGACAAACCGGAGTGGGGCAGGCATTGACCACCGCCACAACGATTCTCGCGTTCAAATATCGCGAGGGGGTGTTGGTGGCCGGGGATCGCAGGGCGACAGCCGGCAACATGGTGATGTACGACCGCACCGACAAGGTTTTGGAGATCGATCGACACAGTGTCATGGCGATTGCGGGGGTTCCCGCGACCGCGTATGAGATGGCGCGTATCCTCGAACATTCGTTTAAGTACTATCGGCGGACTCAACTTCAAGAGCTCAGCTTTGAGGGCAAGCTCCGAGCCCTCTCCAAGCTGCTGAAAGAAAATGTTCCGGCGGCCTTGGCGGGGACGGGGGCTGTCGCCCCGATCTTTGCCGGATATGATGCCGAGCAGGAAGCTGCCAAGATTTATTTCTACGATATCCTCGGGGCGGAGTTTGAGGGGGTAGAGTACGCCGTCTCAGGGTCAGGTTCCCCGACTATTCGCGGCATTCTCCACTATCTGAATACCTGGGGGGAGCAGCCGCTCAGTGCGACGACGGAGGAACAGGCAACCGTCCAGGCGCTGCGATTGCTGACGAGTGCCGCCGAGTTCGATAGTGCAACCGGTGGAGTCAATCGAGAGGCCGGGCTCTATCCGGTTGTGAAACTGATTACCTCCGACGGTGTGACAACGGTGTCGGATTCACATCTTCGAGCGTTATTTGACTCCAACGTCTCCAAACACGTGTAA
- a CDS encoding 20S proteasome subunit A/B, whose amino-acid sequence MYEEPYRWVEAVGNRRQYLDAQFAQGSPVVGVSCDQGILLMTMSKGTPKLYEIYDRLAFGGMGHPADLEKLRFTLLEMAHVEGFNRSASDVTGSRLIKYGIAPVVKQAFEEVFKAPFIVKILLTELNRNAGKDGFLTINYDGMFEEKSQYAVLAATSSIEQRMMEYLRQQSMVSLMEVVDVAIRTWAVGDRAQKQADEPLGDHEDVKGSSDQPVTDSQTLLAHVHQCMADRSIECALLDRHVAGTSKYRTLGAGELRALLPKNLSSAFT is encoded by the coding sequence ATGTACGAAGAACCCTATCGGTGGGTCGAAGCGGTCGGGAATCGTCGGCAGTATCTTGATGCGCAGTTTGCGCAGGGGAGCCCGGTTGTCGGCGTATCATGCGACCAGGGCATTCTCCTGATGACGATGAGCAAAGGCACTCCCAAGTTGTATGAAATCTATGATCGTCTCGCATTCGGGGGAATGGGACATCCGGCCGATCTCGAAAAGCTGCGCTTCACGTTGTTGGAGATGGCGCATGTCGAGGGATTCAATCGCTCCGCCTCCGATGTGACGGGGAGTCGTCTGATCAAGTACGGCATCGCTCCGGTCGTCAAACAGGCGTTTGAGGAGGTGTTTAAAGCTCCGTTCATTGTAAAGATCCTGCTGACGGAGTTGAACCGGAATGCTGGGAAGGACGGCTTCCTCACCATTAACTATGATGGAATGTTCGAAGAGAAGAGCCAGTATGCGGTGCTTGCGGCCACGTCGTCGATTGAGCAACGAATGATGGAGTATCTTCGACAGCAGTCGATGGTGTCCCTGATGGAGGTAGTGGATGTTGCGATTCGTACCTGGGCAGTCGGTGATCGAGCACAGAAACAAGCAGATGAACCCCTGGGGGATCATGAGGATGTGAAGGGGAGTTCAGATCAGCCGGTGACGGACTCTCAGACGCTCCTAGCTCATGTGCATCAATGTATGGCGGATAGATCGATTGAGTGTGCGTTACTTGATCGCCATGTGGCAGGAACCTCCAAGTATCGGACTCTCGGGGCCGGCGAGTTAAGGGCATTGCTTCCCAAGAATCTAAGCTCGGCATTCACGTGA
- a CDS encoding proteasome accessory factor PafA2 family protein translates to MLNRIFGLETEYGLLIHEDRPDHSPAWFAHKIRDHLFNVQRRGVLDLHHRGHDEPPGNGGFLTNGGRIYLDMGHLEYASPECHSLTDVVASDRAGDFLMQQAIEALGVSDHVSLIKNNIDHETDATFGSHENYLVSRRFPFSRRGLAPLVTFLVTRQIFSGAGRVGAAAPQDAWIQMDRLIIPRTAVGIRSSSSLPFQISQRSDHIVNDFFEWVQHNRAIVNTRDEPLADPNEYRRIHLLLGDSNMAEYATALKLGTTGLVLQLIEEGHAPQDLEIDEPVEALQEISQDQERNWLIRLRSQRTISAIDIQERFLDCAVRHCQGQDEETDWVLTQWASVLNDLRGDYQKLVGRVDWASKLWLLECFREAEQLDWNDPLLKSLDLEYHNLNSEKGLYYGLVEEGRVPRITTDALIRMAMDEAPKNTRAYGRSALVRHLLGGGAPTDADRPVTPDGLFPAYVINWSIFQVRGRAPFPMQDPFRTYLEDVRAHLEPMIL, encoded by the coding sequence ATGTTGAATCGAATTTTTGGTTTGGAGACCGAGTACGGGCTCTTGATCCATGAGGACCGGCCGGACCATTCCCCAGCCTGGTTTGCCCACAAAATTCGAGATCATCTGTTCAATGTCCAGCGTCGAGGTGTGTTGGACCTGCATCATCGGGGCCATGATGAGCCCCCGGGAAACGGGGGATTTCTCACCAACGGGGGGCGAATCTATCTGGATATGGGGCATCTCGAGTATGCCTCGCCAGAGTGTCACTCCCTCACGGATGTTGTGGCATCGGATCGTGCCGGAGATTTTTTAATGCAGCAGGCGATCGAGGCGCTTGGTGTGTCCGATCACGTGTCGTTGATTAAGAACAACATCGATCATGAAACGGATGCGACCTTCGGGTCCCATGAAAACTATCTCGTCTCTCGTCGGTTTCCGTTTTCGAGGCGTGGCTTGGCGCCTCTTGTGACCTTTCTTGTGACGAGACAGATTTTCTCTGGAGCAGGGCGTGTCGGTGCTGCCGCTCCACAGGATGCGTGGATTCAGATGGACCGATTGATTATTCCGCGCACTGCCGTCGGTATTCGGAGTAGTTCGAGCCTGCCGTTTCAAATTTCTCAACGGAGCGACCATATCGTCAATGATTTCTTTGAGTGGGTGCAGCACAATCGCGCGATTGTGAATACGAGAGATGAACCGTTGGCAGATCCCAATGAATACCGACGGATTCATTTGCTGTTGGGCGATTCGAATATGGCTGAGTATGCGACGGCCTTGAAACTGGGTACGACCGGCCTGGTGCTCCAACTTATTGAAGAGGGACATGCTCCTCAGGATTTAGAGATTGATGAACCAGTGGAGGCGCTACAAGAAATCTCCCAAGACCAAGAACGCAACTGGCTCATTCGGCTTCGATCTCAACGAACGATTTCGGCCATCGATATTCAGGAAAGATTTCTCGATTGTGCCGTGCGACATTGTCAGGGACAGGATGAGGAAACTGATTGGGTCCTCACGCAATGGGCGTCGGTACTCAATGACTTGCGCGGGGACTATCAGAAGCTGGTCGGCCGTGTGGATTGGGCGTCGAAACTCTGGCTTTTGGAGTGTTTCAGAGAAGCAGAGCAGTTAGACTGGAACGATCCTCTGCTCAAGAGTTTGGACTTGGAGTATCATAACTTAAATTCCGAAAAAGGACTCTACTATGGGCTTGTGGAGGAAGGGCGAGTCCCGCGTATAACGACTGATGCGTTGATTCGGATGGCGATGGATGAGGCTCCCAAGAATACCCGTGCCTATGGACGCAGTGCATTGGTCAGACACCTCTTGGGAGGCGGAGCTCCTACGGATGCCGATCGACCTGTGACCCCTGATGGGCTCTTTCCTGCCTACGTTATCAATTGGTCTATTTTCCAAGTTCGAGGTCGTGCGCCCTTTCCCATGCAGGATCCATTCAGGACCTACCTGGAGGATGTTCGGGCACATCTCGAACCCATGATCCTCTGA
- a CDS encoding alpha/beta fold hydrolase, whose protein sequence is MTLIPRYVPRATSLADLPQESRCFSVEPQSQLQGFCHWQDDRKAFPTVVLVHGLEGSSESRYMLGIAAKAFRSGFNVIRLNQRTCGGTEHLSPTLYNSGLSSDYRAIVKELVHHDGLDRIWLVGYSMGGNLVLKATGELGRSEPALVGVAAVCPNINPTVCARALEEPRNWIYHRHFVTRLKARLRRKASLFPGKWDLSKLAHITTISEFDDCYTARDGGYRDGADYYDRAGSRHVLDRIAVPTLIITAQDDPFIPYAMFTEAKIQEHPQIAVVAPRYGGHCGFYQGQRRDEDPYWAENRIVDFLHGMRPKRS, encoded by the coding sequence ATGACCCTGATACCCCGCTACGTGCCAAGAGCGACATCTCTGGCGGACTTGCCTCAAGAATCGCGATGTTTTTCCGTTGAACCACAGTCACAGCTTCAAGGATTCTGCCATTGGCAAGACGACCGCAAGGCCTTTCCCACCGTCGTACTGGTTCATGGATTGGAAGGCTCCAGCGAATCGCGATACATGCTGGGTATCGCAGCGAAAGCCTTCCGTTCTGGGTTCAACGTCATCCGCCTGAACCAACGGACCTGTGGTGGAACAGAACACCTGTCTCCGACGCTCTACAATAGTGGACTCAGTAGCGATTACCGGGCTATCGTTAAAGAACTTGTTCACCACGACGGTCTCGATCGAATCTGGCTAGTCGGCTATTCCATGGGTGGTAACCTCGTACTCAAAGCCACCGGCGAGTTAGGACGGAGTGAACCGGCTCTGGTCGGAGTGGCTGCCGTATGCCCGAACATCAACCCGACCGTGTGCGCCCGTGCCCTGGAAGAACCACGTAATTGGATTTATCACCGTCATTTCGTCACGAGATTGAAAGCGCGTTTACGAAGAAAAGCATCCTTATTCCCAGGGAAATGGGATCTTTCCAAGCTCGCCCATATCACCACCATCAGCGAATTTGATGATTGCTATACCGCTAGAGACGGCGGCTATCGAGACGGTGCCGACTATTACGATCGAGCCGGATCGCGACATGTACTTGATAGGATTGCGGTACCTACTCTGATCATCACTGCGCAAGACGATCCATTCATCCCCTACGCCATGTTCACCGAGGCGAAGATTCAGGAGCACCCCCAGATCGCTGTGGTTGCACCTCGCTATGGCGGACACTGTGGATTCTACCAAGGCCAGCGTCGAGATGAAGACCCCTACTGGGCGGAGAACCGAATCGTGGATTTCTTGCATGGGATGCGGCCAAAGAGGTCATGA
- a CDS encoding class II aldolase/adducin family protein — MLTAIGDVMRRCYERGWITTRDGNISMKKRGGRYLYITPSGWRKTIVHPEHIVRLEIVTDSVSGLSVPKVNEQQKPSGELWMHWNLQRDSKRTRTVVHVHATHVVAAIYAGIDLQVISAEFPEISRYTRVGRTVPAFPALSRALADATSECLGLQNDGTTAFDIVGQSNHGVCAVAIDPWAAYEHIERLDHICEIVLKSGVAVRAKVDSSVSV, encoded by the coding sequence ATGCTGACGGCTATTGGAGATGTCATGCGGCGTTGTTATGAGAGAGGGTGGATTACGACAAGAGACGGCAACATCAGTATGAAAAAACGGGGAGGGAGATACTTGTACATCACTCCCTCCGGTTGGCGCAAGACGATCGTACATCCGGAGCATATTGTGCGATTGGAGATCGTTACGGATTCTGTCAGCGGTTTGTCGGTACCGAAGGTCAACGAACAACAGAAACCATCAGGTGAACTCTGGATGCATTGGAATCTGCAGCGTGATTCGAAGCGCACACGAACCGTAGTGCATGTCCATGCGACGCATGTGGTGGCCGCCATCTATGCCGGGATCGACCTACAGGTTATCAGTGCCGAGTTTCCTGAAATTTCACGCTATACACGGGTGGGTCGGACGGTTCCTGCATTTCCGGCGCTATCTCGTGCACTGGCTGATGCGACGTCAGAGTGTTTGGGGTTACAGAACGATGGTACGACCGCGTTCGATATTGTAGGACAGTCGAATCACGGTGTGTGTGCGGTGGCTATCGATCCCTGGGCTGCCTATGAGCATATTGAGCGACTGGATCACATTTGTGAAATTGTCTTGAAGAGTGGAGTAGCCGTACGAGCAAAGGTGGATTCATCGGTTTCAGTCTAA
- a CDS encoding IS630 family transposase: protein MWRPIPIGRKRNGHGISESPGTVSGTRCASWGWPIKKRRGYSERDPLRRKQFLRLRERFVRRGNYPVYIDECGFVSSTARRHGYAPKGQRVNGLVSGHRRPRTSLLAARREGRLAEPLLFDGTCDTGVFNTWLKTRLFPRLNAHHLVIMDNAALHTSSETAQLIAATGATLLFLAPYSPDLNPIEHDFAALKKRRAYQEHVAIDNIVKTYH, encoded by the coding sequence ATGTGGAGGCCCATCCCGATTGGACGCAAGCGGAACGGGCACGGCATTTCCGAGTCTCCCGGCACTGTATCTGGAACGCGCTGCGCAAGTTGGGGGTGGCCCATAAAAAAAAGACGGGGGTATTCCGAACGCGACCCCCTACGGCGCAAGCAGTTTCTCCGTCTTCGCGAGCGGTTCGTACGCCGCGGCAACTACCCCGTGTACATCGATGAATGCGGGTTTGTGTCGTCGACGGCGCGGCGGCATGGGTATGCACCCAAAGGCCAGCGTGTGAACGGCCTGGTCTCCGGGCATCGACGGCCCCGCACGTCACTCCTCGCTGCTCGCAGGGAGGGACGATTGGCAGAGCCCTTGCTGTTCGACGGTACGTGCGATACGGGGGTCTTCAACACCTGGCTGAAGACGCGGCTGTTCCCGCGTCTGAACGCCCACCATCTCGTGATCATGGACAACGCCGCATTGCATACGTCATCCGAAACGGCGCAGCTCATCGCAGCAACGGGCGCGACCCTGCTGTTTCTCGCGCCCTATTCTCCCGACCTCAACCCCATCGAGCATGATTTCGCTGCTCTCAAGAAGCGTAGGGCGTATCAGGAACACGTGGCCATCGACAACATCGTAAAAACCTATCACTGA
- a CDS encoding pyruvate ferredoxin oxidoreductase, giving the protein MYNIAQVIDEKCTAKKGCRLCIMYCPEANCLDLNTTKMVAEVVIDRCKGCELCVVVCNAAKHEAIVMQAVSATGQLIAQKGESAALGQAYQG; this is encoded by the coding sequence ATGTATAACATTGCGCAAGTTATCGATGAAAAATGCACAGCGAAGAAAGGGTGCCGCCTGTGCATCATGTATTGTCCTGAAGCGAACTGTCTGGACTTGAACACCACCAAGATGGTGGCCGAAGTTGTCATCGACCGTTGTAAGGGGTGTGAACTGTGTGTGGTTGTCTGTAACGCAGCCAAACACGAAGCTATCGTCATGCAAGCAGTTAGTGCGACCGGCCAGCTGATAGCCCAAAAGGGAGAATCTGCGGCCTTAGGCCAAGCCTATCAGGGCTGA
- a CDS encoding 2-oxoacid:acceptor oxidoreductase family protein: MIKKRLNIRMSGLGGQGAVTAAHVMAMAANRDGKFSISNPFFGAEKRMAPAESYCRIGIERIYDRGELVFPDVIQVFHPQVITMGKSYTMPFYSGIKEGGVVIINSDVPLLSEEDVERLKDLKVAVFYIPGTQIAIEIAGTELSTNMTMIGSVAGITKCVSMEALDGALQERFGKKFVASGGTASLDEAIKKKFAKKEMLLAKNLATVKRAYEIATQWAEKNKIELRIGNPAVAA, encoded by the coding sequence ATGATTAAAAAAAGATTGAACATACGAATGTCAGGGTTAGGAGGGCAGGGTGCCGTCACAGCTGCTCATGTCATGGCCATGGCTGCAAACCGGGATGGGAAATTTTCCATCTCAAATCCCTTCTTCGGTGCGGAAAAACGGATGGCACCAGCTGAGAGCTATTGCCGCATCGGCATTGAGCGGATTTACGATCGCGGCGAACTAGTATTCCCAGATGTCATCCAAGTGTTCCATCCTCAGGTCATCACCATGGGGAAGAGTTACACCATGCCCTTCTATTCTGGCATTAAAGAAGGCGGCGTGGTCATCATCAACTCCGATGTCCCCCTTCTGTCCGAGGAAGACGTGGAACGGCTCAAGGATCTAAAGGTAGCGGTGTTCTACATTCCAGGAACACAAATCGCTATCGAGATTGCCGGAACAGAACTGTCAACGAATATGACCATGATCGGATCCGTCGCTGGGATCACGAAATGCGTCTCCATGGAAGCGTTGGATGGAGCTCTCCAAGAACGATTCGGGAAGAAATTCGTTGCCTCAGGCGGTACGGCTTCATTAGACGAAGCGATTAAGAAGAAGTTCGCCAAGAAGGAAATGTTGCTGGCAAAGAACCTTGCAACGGTGAAACGGGCATATGAAATCGCCACTCAATGGGCAGAAAAGAATAAGATTGAATTGCGTATTGGTAATCCGGCTGTTGCGGCGTAA
- a CDS encoding ferredoxin oxidoreductase codes for MSKERIQISEALYDIMPSDYQDLVKSATYGKEDRGWKDIGTSKELIEQHSLCAGCPESMAFRYILASLPNPEDTVMVGSTGCTSLVFPMVAVHNIHSLFGNQNAVASGLKRALSVRFPGRVKDVVVLAGDGATVDIGLDMTLQAWFRQEKFTTICFDNELYANTGGQESGLMQKGFVAKMAPVGKLFDKVRLPEIARESGCHYVVNCTVSKPSLVEKVIRNAVHIAREIGPTYLQLYTPCILEIGKNSMEGLQEMRDSEKPTERFAYKEYISEPAKQLLAELAAKDKERKAAAKQLAAQAQAN; via the coding sequence ATGAGCAAAGAGCGGATACAAATCTCCGAAGCCCTGTACGATATCATGCCGTCGGATTATCAAGATCTTGTCAAGAGCGCAACCTACGGCAAGGAAGATCGTGGCTGGAAAGATATCGGAACCTCGAAGGAGCTGATTGAACAGCACTCACTCTGTGCTGGCTGCCCAGAATCGATGGCTTTCCGGTACATTTTAGCTTCGCTGCCGAATCCAGAAGATACGGTAATGGTCGGATCCACCGGCTGTACCAGCTTGGTCTTCCCGATGGTCGCTGTACATAACATCCATTCGCTGTTCGGCAACCAGAACGCGGTCGCATCCGGCTTAAAGCGCGCGCTAAGCGTTCGTTTCCCAGGTCGGGTCAAGGATGTGGTGGTCCTTGCCGGTGACGGGGCAACCGTCGATATCGGTCTGGACATGACACTCCAAGCTTGGTTCCGTCAGGAAAAGTTCACAACCATCTGCTTTGACAATGAGCTTTACGCAAACACCGGTGGCCAGGAAAGCGGCCTCATGCAGAAGGGGTTCGTCGCAAAAATGGCGCCGGTTGGCAAGCTCTTTGATAAAGTACGGCTTCCTGAAATCGCACGCGAGTCCGGCTGCCACTATGTCGTCAACTGTACTGTCAGCAAACCGTCGTTGGTTGAGAAAGTCATCCGCAATGCCGTGCACATCGCTCGTGAGATCGGTCCAACTTATCTCCAACTCTACACACCCTGCATTCTTGAGATCGGCAAGAACAGCATGGAAGGCTTACAAGAGATGCGTGATTCAGAAAAGCCGACCGAGCGGTTCGCCTACAAGGAATATATCAGCGAACCGGCAAAGCAACTCTTGGCCGAGCTGGCTGCCAAAGATAAAGAACGAAAGGCTGCAGCCAAACAATTGGCCGCACAGGCACAAGCGAACTAG
- a CDS encoding ferredoxin oxidoreductase, which translates to MAETKSVIGTQNKKGQVYTDPWKMLHEAPRTPSFFTGSEVIKEAIRRASCDVMIAYPITPQSEAAALIGELFAEGYIGDYFRGESEFAVMSQCAGASFGGARVFTTTAGPGTMRAMENFPMWAGARLPIQMIVTCRGINSPLSIQPDTLEIAYLLNTGMLVWHAETAQDFFDWILKGYIVSEEPDVHLPLALCCDGFFVTHTKDVVNLTPTDMCLPPYDPYRSPVPCMDMECPPVRMMRDPFVMKSNYISYATHASWQQEIWAAVERSRKHTIHWLNGLIDTENTDADVVIVASGTAVSQGREAIRMLEDEGVRCGLVKVKALRPWPEEEIREATKNAKHIFVPEFNVTGWLAKEIRASIPNPHRVHAGPHVCGGMTMPPEIIVSEIKTALGMKTFSLAGRGS; encoded by the coding sequence ATGGCAGAAACAAAGTCCGTTATTGGGACACAAAATAAAAAAGGGCAAGTGTATACCGATCCGTGGAAGATGTTACATGAGGCCCCTCGCACTCCGTCATTTTTCACAGGATCCGAGGTCATCAAGGAAGCAATTCGACGTGCTAGTTGCGATGTCATGATTGCCTATCCAATTACGCCGCAGAGCGAAGCCGCGGCGCTGATTGGTGAGTTATTTGCTGAGGGCTACATTGGCGACTACTTCCGTGGCGAAAGCGAGTTTGCTGTGATGTCGCAATGTGCGGGAGCTTCATTCGGTGGAGCCCGTGTGTTTACAACGACGGCAGGACCCGGCACCATGCGCGCCATGGAGAATTTCCCGATGTGGGCCGGTGCACGTCTGCCAATTCAGATGATTGTCACCTGTCGAGGAATCAACTCACCGCTGTCGATTCAACCGGATACTCTTGAAATTGCATATCTCTTGAATACCGGTATGTTGGTATGGCATGCGGAGACTGCACAGGACTTCTTTGATTGGATTCTGAAGGGATATATCGTGTCTGAAGAGCCAGATGTACATCTCCCGCTCGCATTGTGTTGCGATGGGTTTTTCGTCACCCATACGAAGGATGTGGTGAACCTTACACCGACCGATATGTGTCTTCCGCCCTACGACCCCTACCGGTCGCCTGTCCCCTGTATGGATATGGAATGTCCTCCCGTGCGCATGATGCGTGATCCGTTTGTGATGAAGAGCAACTACATCAGCTACGCAACGCATGCCAGCTGGCAGCAGGAGATCTGGGCTGCCGTTGAACGCTCGCGCAAACACACAATCCATTGGTTGAATGGCCTGATCGATACGGAGAATACTGACGCAGATGTCGTGATCGTGGCCTCAGGTACGGCTGTTTCGCAAGGCCGTGAAGCCATCCGCATGCTGGAAGACGAAGGCGTGCGATGCGGGCTCGTGAAGGTGAAGGCACTACGCCCGTGGCCTGAAGAAGAAATTCGCGAGGCCACGAAGAACGCAAAGCACATCTTCGTGCCGGAGTTCAATGTGACGGGATGGCTGGCCAAAGAAATCCGGGCCTCGATTCCCAATCCGCATCGCGTCCATGCTGGCCCACACGTCTGCGGCGGAATGACTATGCCGCCGGAGATTATCGTATCGGAAATCAAGACAGCCCTAGGGATGAAGACCTTCTCCTTGGCTGGTCGTGGAAGCTGA